CACGCTCAATCAGCCCGTGCAGATAATATTTTTATGGCAATTGATATGGGCGCAATTTCCGAATCTCTATTTGAATCTGAATTGTTTGGCCATAAGAAAGGTGCCTTTACTGGCGCTCAAACAGCGCGTGTTGGACGATTAGTTGCAGCGAACGGCGGAACATTATTTTTAGATGAAATTGGCAACTTGCCCATGCACTTGCAAGTGAAATTGTTGCGAGTGCTTGAGCAGCGGCAGGTAATTCCTGTTGGGGATGAAAAGCCTATTCCACTGGATGTTCGAATTATTGCAGCGACCAATGCACCCTATACAGATTTGACTGACGAAACACTATTTCGACAGGACTTGTTGTATCGCTTGAATACGGTAGAGCTCACCTTGCCACCTTTGCGCCAACGGCGCGACGATATTCCTCTATTGCTTGATTATTATTTGGGTGTCTATGCGCAAAAATATCAACGTAAGAAACCAAAAATATCCCGCCTGACATTGGATGCGTTAACCGCTTATGATTGGCCTGGTAATGTAAGATCGCTGCGTCATGCGGTGGAACGTGCCGTGGTTTTATGTCATGGTGATGAATTGCATGAATCTGATTTTGCGCTTTCGTCTAGGACTAAAACAGACGCTCCTGCACCAAAAAATATTTTGCATTTGGAAACGCTAGAGAAAAATGCCGTCGCTGAGGCTTTAAAAAAATACGACGGTAATATTTCGCAAGCTGCAAAAGAATTGGGGCTGACAAGAACAGCCTTATATCGAAGGATGGATAAATATGAATTATAAATCCTTCAGTTTAAATATCGTGATAAGGCTGCTACTCATTTTATTGAGTATGGCGGGGTTTATTCTTTTAATTCAGAAAACTAGTTTTTGGTTGAGTTGTGCTGCCCTATTTGTGATTTTGGTAATTCAGCTATGGCGATTGTTGATTTATATTGAAAAAACCCATGCGGAAATCAACCATTTTTTTGAAGCTATGGCTGCAGATGATTTCACCCGCGATGGCTCAAAAAAATTCGACACGGAAACTGCCAAGGCGTTGTACAAGAATATCAAGCGTGTGCAGGAACAGTTTCAGTCGCTGCGACTCAAGCATGAGGAATTGATCCGCTATTATGCGGTGCTTCTTGAAAAAGTACCTGTCGCCATTTTGATTGTTGATGGTGAAAATTTGCAGCTCGCTAACTCAGCAGCGCAAAAATTATTTCAGCGCAGCCATCTGGAGCGTGTGGATTATCTTCACCAATTTGGACCGCAATTGGCGCAGGATGTAAAAGCTATTCAGCCGGGGGAGCAGCGTCGGTCGCAATTGCAGCTGCATAAAACGACTACGTCGTTAAGTTTGTCGGCGTCGAGTATTCTGTTATCGGATGGGCTTAAAAAAATCGTCAGCTTAAATCCAATCCAGCGCGAATTAGATAAGCAGGAAATGATGGCATGGCAAAATCTGGTGCAAGTATTTACTCACGAGATTATGAATTCCATGACGCCAGTGGCGAGTCTCAGTAAAACGGCAGCGGATTTATTGGCAGATGTTGATGAAACATCCTTTGTGAAATCGCAAGAGTGCATAGCGGATGCGCAGCAGGCTATCAATATAGTTGGGCGTCGCGCCGATAATTTAATGGGGTTTGTGCAGGCCTACAGGCGCATTGCCAATCCGCCGCAGCTGCAATGTGAGCCGCGTGAGTTGATGCCCCTGCTCGCGGATGTATGCCAATTGTTTGGTGAGCAGGGGCAGGCTAAAAAAATTCAGCTGAAATATAAAGTTACGCCGGAAAATTTGGTGCTTAATGCGGATTTTATTCAGCTTGAGCAAGCCTTGATTAACCTTTTAAAAAATGCGGTTGAGGCAATTGAGGCGGGTTCGAACGGCGAAATAATGTTGCAGGCGTACATTGGTGATGGTGGCAATGTCATTATTGATATTGCCGATAATGGCTGCGGAATTGCGAGCGATAAACTGGAGCAAATATTTGTGCCTTTTTATACTTCGAAGCGTGAAGGCACAGGTATTGGATTGTTTTTAGTAAAGCAAATCATGCAGGCGCACTTGGGCTCCGTATACGCTACTCAGGCAGAAAAAGGCGGTACATTAATTCGTTTGATTTTTTAGCAAAAATAAAAAAGGCTCCCCCGTTTATGTGGGGAGCCTGATAATGTTGGGGGAATTGAAAAGCTAATTACAATCTAAAGCTGTTCAATTCTTTTTGCAGTTCAGCACTTTCCTGAGTCAATTGGCTACCGCTTTGGTTAACAATTTGCGCGTTCTCGGAAACTTTTTCAGAGAGCGCATGAATTGCAGTAACGTTTTTACTAACTTCATTGGCTACCGAACTTTGCTGATGTGATGCAGTTGCAATTTGGTGGTTCATGTCATTAATTACGCTGATGTTTGAGCGAATCTTATCAAGCGCGCCACCTACTTTAGAGGCGGTTTCGATAGTGTCGCGCGCAGCGGCGGTACTGGTATTCATTGCTTGATGTGCTTCATCGGCGGCGCGTTGCAGCTGCACAATAATCGATTCAATTTCTTCGGTAGATGAACGGGTTTTTTGCGCAAGCGAACGAACCTCATCAGCTACCACCGCGAAACCGCGGCCCTGCTCACCCGCACGCGCAGCTTCAATTGCAGCGTTCAATGCGAGCAAGTTAGTTTGTTCTGCAATGGTACGAATTACTTCCATTACTGAACCGATATTGACTGAATTGTTTTTCAAGACTTGAATTTTCTGAGCAGTTGATTCGATTTGATTAGTTAAACGATTTACGTTTTCTAACGAGCTATTAACGATCTCGTTACCTTGTTCTGCCAATACACTGGTAGCGTTGGTGCGCTCAGCAGTATCGCCAGCGTGGCGTGCAATTTCGTTCGCAGATGCAGACAATTCTTCTACCGCAGTTGCAACCAATTCAATTTCGCGCAGCTGTTGAGAGGTAGAGCTTACAGTGCTTTCAGTTGCGTGTGACATAGTAGAAACATTGTGGCGAACTTTCTCGTTCACGTTTACAACGTTGCGAATAATATGTGCGATATGTTCAAGTACGCGGTTAAAGTTGTGTGCCAGTGCGGCCACTTCATCGCGGCTGTCAGTAGAAAGTCTTCTGGTTAAATCACCACCACCATCAGCAATGCTGGAGAGCGAGCGAGTTACTTCCGCTACAGGATTCAATACTAATTTTTGCATTAACAAATAAACAGCGATAAGGCTGGCGAGTAATAAACAAGCCACCACTACGATGTTGTTAATAGATTGGTTGCGCAAAGTTGCTTGCATGGCGCGCTTGGAAAAGGTGATGTCGTAGCTACCGATTTTGGCGTTGTTATAACTAATTTCTACGCCTTGGGATGTAACTTGATTTTCGCTCTTGTCATCATCTTGTGCTTTCGCGAGCACTTGGCCGCGGTGGTCAACAACAGATACTGATGTAATCAGATCAGTGTTCACTAAAGATTTTGCAATGGCTTGCACTTGGTCGAAGTCGTAGGCAAATACAGCTTCTTTAATGGATGAGTTGGTCAGCTCAATCATGGCTGCCTTATCAGCATCGAAATTACTTTCCAGCTTGCTATTGGCGAACTGGTAATTAACTACCGCGACTGCCAAGGATATGGCAACCATAGTGACAAACAAGGTTGCCATGAGTTTTGTTAGTAATGATTTTTGTACCATCGTGTCCCCCGACATGCTTAAACGTATTTTGGATGTATCACAGGTTAGCGGCCTGACTTATCCAAGCTTTAACGGCTACCTGTGTTTTAAATTATGGAATGATCTTAAATCGTCACTCAGGTGCGTTTACTGAGTATAGATGCGGTTTTCTTATTGTGTGTCAAATAGCGTAAAGAATTTAATCAGACAAATAATTGCGGGGGGAGTGATTGATTTAAGGCAGGTTGAAGGCTAGGGGAGGGGCTCTGACACCGCAGGGGTGTCAGAGTTGTAACAGGTTAATCTTCGTCGTTACCGCCGGCCATGCCCAAATCTTTGAGCTTGCGAGTTAGGGTATTACGGCCCCAGCCCAGCAAGTTGGCGGCATCGCGCTTGCGACCGGCAGTATATTTGAGTGCGGTTTCGATGAGTGCGCGTTCAAATGTAGGTACAGCTTCGCTGAGTAATTGGTGTTGGCCTTTTGCCAGGGCTTGGTCTGCCCAGTGACGCAAAGCGCGCTCCCAATCGTCTGCTGGCGCGCTGCCTTCCTTATGTTCAAGCAATTCGGGCGGCAGGTCTTCCACATGAACTTCACGACCAGAAGCCATGACCGTAATCCAGCGGCAGGTGTTCTCCAGCTGACGCACGTTGCCTGGCCATTGCAGGCTGCAGAAGTAATCTTCGGTTTCCGGCAACAGAACTTTGGTATCTACGTTCAATTCGGTCGCTGCTTTATGGAGGAAGAAGCGCGCTAGCTTGGGAATATCTTCGCGGCGATTCGCCAATTTTGGAATGTGGATACGAATAACATTCAGGCGATGGAACAAGTCTTCGCGGAAGCGGTTGTCGGCTACCAAGGTTTCCAAGTTTTGGTGGGTAGCGGCGATGATGCGCACATCCACCTTCACCGGCGTGTGGCCACCAACACGGTAGAACTCGCCATCGGCCAAAACGCGCAACAAGCGGGTTTGGGTTTCAGCGGGCATATCGCCGATTTCATCGAGGAACAATGAGCCGCCGTTGGCTTGCTCAAAGCGACCTTGGCGCTGTGCTGCAGCTCCCGTAAAGGCGCCTTTTTCGTGGCCGAAGAGTTCGGATTCCATCAAATCTTTGGGGATCGCCGCCATGTTCAGTGCAATAAAAGGCTCGTTGCGGCGTGGGCTGTGGCGATGCAGTGCGCGCGCTACCAGCTCTTTACCAGTACCTGATTGGCCGTTGATTAACACGGTAATATTGGATTGTGACAAGCGGCCAATCGCACGGAAAACCTCTTGCATTGCTGGCGCTTCACCGATGATTTCGGTGTTGGCATCGAGCTCGGCTACGACTGGTTGGTCGCTCTTTTGCTCTTGCGCATGGGCCAGGGCGCGTTGGGTCACAGCGACAGCATCGTCCACGTCGAAGGGTTTGGGCAGGTATTCAAAGGCGCCGCCTTGATAGGCTGCTACTGCGCTGTCGAGATCCGAGTGCGCCGTCATAATAATGATCGGAATGTGCGGGTGGGTGTTGTGCAAATTGCTTAGCAACACCAAACCATCAGTTCCCGGCATACGGATATCGCTAATAATGGCGTCGGGCGTATCACGGTTCAGCTGGCCGAGGGCGCTGTCACCTGAGTCGAAAACGCGAGTTTCAATATTGGCCGATTGCAGGGCCTTCTCCAGCACCCAGCGGATTGAGCGATCATCGTCGATGATCCAAACCTTATTAGACTTCTGCATGTTACGCTTCCATTGGTAGGTAGAGTGAGAAACGGGTTTTGCCCGGCTCACTGTGGCACTCGATGAGGCCGTTGTGTTGATGTATCAGGTGTTGCGAAATCGTTAAGCCCAGACCAGTGCCTTCGGCGCGCCCAGTGATCATTGGGTAGAAAATGTTTTCAATCATGTCCGCCGGAATACCGGGGCCGTTGTCGATAATGTCGATGCGGCACACTAACGGATGGTGTTTGCGGCCGATGGTGTATTGGCGTTGGATGCGCGTACGCAACTGAATCACGCCGTTGGTCATTCCTGCTTCCAGCAGGGCTTGCATGGCGTTACGCAGGATGTTCAGGCACGCCTGAATAAGCAATTCTTTATCGCCCATGATATTGGGAATACTGGGGTCGTAATCGCGCACTAACTTAAGCGCGTCATTGCTTTCCGCTTTGATGATGGAGGCAACGCGCTCCAGAGCTTCATGGATATTTAATTCTGCCCATTTCGGCAATTGGTTGGGGCCGAGCATGCGGTCAACCAGATTGCGCAGGCGATCCACCTCATCAATGATGATATTGGTGTATTCGGTCAGGTTTGAGTGCGGCAATTCGCGCGATAGAAGTTGCGCCGCGCCGCGAATTCCGCCCAGTGGATTTTTAATTTCGTGTGCCATGCCGCGAATTAAATTGCGGGTGGTTTCATGTGATGAGGTGACCATTTCGTCGCGGCTGATACGTAGCAGGCGATCTATAGGTTGAATCTCAATAATCAGGCCTTCCTGCTCGCCAAACGGAGTTACTGTGTAGTCAACTGTGATATGGCCGTTGTGGAGCAAGCGCCATTCGGCATGGCGTTTGGTGTAGTGATTGGCTTTGCTAGCTGCAAGTTTGAGCTGTCTTTCCGTCTCTTCAGTTTCAAAGAAGAAATAAGTGATAGGTTCGCCGCGATTGGTTTCACAGCTCATTGCCAAGAGCGCCTCAGCCGCTGGATTCATATGAATCAGCAGAAGGTTGTTATCAACCAGAACTATGGCCGTGCTTAAGCTATCGAGCAGGGGCTTGTAGATATCGCGGTCAGTCAAGTCGCTTCAAACTCCAAAATGCCTTGGGAAGGTGCAGTTGCTTTGATGCAAAGAAATGCAAAAAGCAAACCAACTGCCACAAAGCCTGAAATTGGGGCGTTTCAGCGTTCTATTCTAGCGAATCTAAATTTTAAGCGCCTCATTTTGGTGCTTGGCGTTATTTCTTGGGCACGGGTGGGGGAGTACGCTTTATTAAAGGGCGCATCACAACGAAGGTTGCAGCTTTTGATTGGGCGAGCTCATTGCCGTCCCTATCCACAACGGAAACCTTGACAGAATGTTCTCCGCGTGGAGGTTCTACAAGGGTATATGAAAGCTCAGCAGTTTTGATTATTAGGTTTCCATCCAGTTTATAAGCCAGGATATCTTCGTTTTGAAGGGCCCGATTCAAGGTAACCGAGATGGTTACGGAGCGTTCATCTGGAAGCAATGTTTTGCCGTTTTCTGGTGCAAGGAGATGGAGCTCATAGTCCAATGGATCAATTCGTGGGTTGGGGGGAATATAGGCTGGTGCAGCTGGCGGTGGTGGTGTCGTATTAAGGCTTTTAAGCTCGATCGGCTTCGCATTAGTGTTTGGAGGGGGGGTATCACTAAAGGTGACTTTGCCATTTTTATCCACTGTTTTATAAATCTCGGCACTCGCGAAGCTGGAGACCAGGCAGATAAATAAAAAAGCTAGGTAAGAAATCATTCGGGGCATATTCAGTATCTCAAGAGGTTTACCCAAAAGATTACTCGCCATCGCCAAAAAGAAAAAGCCCGCAGATGCGGGCTTTCTCACAACTCGTATCAACTTTCGCTGATTACACGCTGTAGTAGAGTTCAAATTCTACTGGGTGCGGAGTCATGTTAACGCGTTGGATCTCGCCTTTCTTCAATTCGATGTAAGCATCGATGAAGTCTTTAGAGAACACGCCGCCTTTCAGCAAGAACTCGTGGTCAGCTTGCAAGTGAGACAAAGCTTCTTCCAAAGATGCACACACTTGTGGAATCTCTGCTTCTTCTTCTGGCTCTAAGTCATACAAGTCTTTAGTTGCTGCTTCACCTGGGTGAATCTTGTTCTGAACGCCGTCGATACCAGCCATCAAGAGTGCAGCGAAGCACAAGTATGGGTTAGCAGTTGGGTCTGGGAAGCGAGTTTCGATACGTTTTGCCTTCTCACCAACGGTGTAAGGAATACGGATAGAAGCAGAACGGTTACGCGCAGAGTAAGCCAACATTACTGGAGCTTCGAAGCCTGGAACCAAGCGCTTGTAAGAGTTGGTAGAAGCGTTACAGAAAGCGTTCAATGCTTTAGCGTGCTTGATGATACCGCCGATGTAGAACAGAGCAGTCTCAGACAAACCAGCGTAAGCGTCGCCTGCGAATTGGTTTTTGCCATTCAAAGAGAAAGACTGGTGAACGTGCATACCTGAACCGTTATCGCCGATTA
This DNA window, taken from Cellvibrio zantedeschiae, encodes the following:
- a CDS encoding sigma-54-dependent transcriptional regulator yields the protein MAKIAGHILVVDDDEDILLSAQLLLKRQFDSVSRLVDPTGLPDFLAKQVVDVVLLDMNFTLGDNSGEDGFYWLQQLQQKFPHLVIVLMTAYAGVELAVKAIKAGATDFVIKPWSNEKLIATLHSAFELAQSRKKLSSLSAENSALRDALNSKQEYFIGESPLMRELMQKASRCAPTQANVLILGENGSGKELLAREIHAQSARADNIFMAIDMGAISESLFESELFGHKKGAFTGAQTARVGRLVAANGGTLFLDEIGNLPMHLQVKLLRVLEQRQVIPVGDEKPIPLDVRIIAATNAPYTDLTDETLFRQDLLYRLNTVELTLPPLRQRRDDIPLLLDYYLGVYAQKYQRKKPKISRLTLDALTAYDWPGNVRSLRHAVERAVVLCHGDELHESDFALSSRTKTDAPAPKNILHLETLEKNAVAEALKKYDGNISQAAKELGLTRTALYRRMDKYEL
- a CDS encoding sensor histidine kinase, producing MNYKSFSLNIVIRLLLILLSMAGFILLIQKTSFWLSCAALFVILVIQLWRLLIYIEKTHAEINHFFEAMAADDFTRDGSKKFDTETAKALYKNIKRVQEQFQSLRLKHEELIRYYAVLLEKVPVAILIVDGENLQLANSAAQKLFQRSHLERVDYLHQFGPQLAQDVKAIQPGEQRRSQLQLHKTTTSLSLSASSILLSDGLKKIVSLNPIQRELDKQEMMAWQNLVQVFTHEIMNSMTPVASLSKTAADLLADVDETSFVKSQECIADAQQAINIVGRRADNLMGFVQAYRRIANPPQLQCEPRELMPLLADVCQLFGEQGQAKKIQLKYKVTPENLVLNADFIQLEQALINLLKNAVEAIEAGSNGEIMLQAYIGDGGNVIIDIADNGCGIASDKLEQIFVPFYTSKREGTGIGLFLVKQIMQAHLGSVYATQAEKGGTLIRLIF
- a CDS encoding methyl-accepting chemotaxis protein, with amino-acid sequence MVQKSLLTKLMATLFVTMVAISLAVAVVNYQFANSKLESNFDADKAAMIELTNSSIKEAVFAYDFDQVQAIAKSLVNTDLITSVSVVDHRGQVLAKAQDDDKSENQVTSQGVEISYNNAKIGSYDITFSKRAMQATLRNQSINNIVVVACLLLASLIAVYLLMQKLVLNPVAEVTRSLSSIADGGGDLTRRLSTDSRDEVAALAHNFNRVLEHIAHIIRNVVNVNEKVRHNVSTMSHATESTVSSTSQQLREIELVATAVEELSASANEIARHAGDTAERTNATSVLAEQGNEIVNSSLENVNRLTNQIESTAQKIQVLKNNSVNIGSVMEVIRTIAEQTNLLALNAAIEAARAGEQGRGFAVVADEVRSLAQKTRSSTEEIESIIVQLQRAADEAHQAMNTSTAAARDTIETASKVGGALDKIRSNISVINDMNHQIATASHQQSSVANEVSKNVTAIHALSEKVSENAQIVNQSGSQLTQESAELQKELNSFRL
- the glnG gene encoding nitrogen regulation protein NR(I), which translates into the protein MQKSNKVWIIDDDRSIRWVLEKALQSANIETRVFDSGDSALGQLNRDTPDAIISDIRMPGTDGLVLLSNLHNTHPHIPIIIMTAHSDLDSAVAAYQGGAFEYLPKPFDVDDAVAVTQRALAHAQEQKSDQPVVAELDANTEIIGEAPAMQEVFRAIGRLSQSNITVLINGQSGTGKELVARALHRHSPRRNEPFIALNMAAIPKDLMESELFGHEKGAFTGAAAQRQGRFEQANGGSLFLDEIGDMPAETQTRLLRVLADGEFYRVGGHTPVKVDVRIIAATHQNLETLVADNRFREDLFHRLNVIRIHIPKLANRREDIPKLARFFLHKAATELNVDTKVLLPETEDYFCSLQWPGNVRQLENTCRWITVMASGREVHVEDLPPELLEHKEGSAPADDWERALRHWADQALAKGQHQLLSEAVPTFERALIETALKYTAGRKRDAANLLGWGRNTLTRKLKDLGMAGGNDED
- the glnL gene encoding nitrogen regulation protein NR(II) is translated as MTDRDIYKPLLDSLSTAIVLVDNNLLLIHMNPAAEALLAMSCETNRGEPITYFFFETEETERQLKLAASKANHYTKRHAEWRLLHNGHITVDYTVTPFGEQEGLIIEIQPIDRLLRISRDEMVTSSHETTRNLIRGMAHEIKNPLGGIRGAAQLLSRELPHSNLTEYTNIIIDEVDRLRNLVDRMLGPNQLPKWAELNIHEALERVASIIKAESNDALKLVRDYDPSIPNIMGDKELLIQACLNILRNAMQALLEAGMTNGVIQLRTRIQRQYTIGRKHHPLVCRIDIIDNGPGIPADMIENIFYPMITGRAEGTGLGLTISQHLIHQHNGLIECHSEPGKTRFSLYLPMEA
- a CDS encoding DUF4124 domain-containing protein, translated to MRKPASAGFFFLAMASNLLGKPLEILNMPRMISYLAFLFICLVSSFASAEIYKTVDKNGKVTFSDTPPPNTNAKPIELKSLNTTPPPPAAPAYIPPNPRIDPLDYELHLLAPENGKTLLPDERSVTISVTLNRALQNEDILAYKLDGNLIIKTAELSYTLVEPPRGEHSVKVSVVDRDGNELAQSKAATFVVMRPLIKRTPPPVPKK